A single genomic interval of Acidobacteriota bacterium harbors:
- a CDS encoding pitrilysin family protein, whose product MGVRKKSLKPTAILLISFLLLTVGAGSFSPTLAQTDNLTLPIIKKDSLLNGLQLITLEKPGSGEVSIKVRIKSGAVFDLVGKGGLADLTAGMLLRGGGGYSFKTVEEVVEQSAIRINIKTGWDYTSLEFSGPKDATETIFDLMSRLIISPAFDQKEFDSLKAERLAAIKSATNDRLLIDLKAVESLYGTHPYGKLPQGTSDSLAKITKADLSYFHSKFYLANNAVLIAAGDLSAEEVTKLTRTKLGAWKKGDLVAPSFRAPDSLTGRRVFLIDRPEATVAQMVIAQSGFSRRSTDFLAAVLMMELYKEQIAKLCQQNCSVEYSQRLLNGPILINIQSSPTELTTRVEQLTKLITTMQSSQPEAESVERVKTELIQMMNEKLKNNPAEILFDIDSYGLGKDYLVTFIERVKAITPSDIQKAAKAYLTGSNNLIVVAAPVKAYEMEWKKLGEFTVMP is encoded by the coding sequence GTGGGAGTACGGAAAAAATCGCTAAAACCTACCGCAATTTTATTGATAAGTTTCCTGCTTTTAACCGTAGGAGCGGGTTCCTTCAGCCCAACTCTGGCGCAAACCGATAACCTGACATTACCCATTATAAAAAAAGATTCGTTATTAAATGGTCTGCAATTAATCACTCTGGAAAAGCCCGGAAGTGGCGAAGTCAGTATTAAAGTGCGCATCAAAAGCGGCGCGGTTTTCGATCTGGTTGGCAAAGGCGGATTAGCCGATTTAACTGCCGGAATGTTGCTACGCGGCGGCGGCGGGTATTCGTTTAAAACTGTTGAAGAGGTGGTTGAGCAATCGGCTATACGCATCAACATCAAAACCGGTTGGGATTATACCTCCTTGGAGTTTTCAGGACCCAAGGATGCGACCGAAACGATTTTTGATTTAATGAGCCGGTTGATTATCTCTCCGGCATTCGACCAGAAAGAATTCGATAGTTTAAAGGCAGAGCGCCTCGCCGCCATCAAATCGGCGACCAATGATCGACTGTTGATCGATTTGAAAGCTGTAGAAAGTTTATATGGCACACATCCCTATGGAAAATTGCCACAGGGAACCAGCGATTCATTGGCAAAGATAACCAAAGCCGATTTAAGCTATTTCCACTCGAAATTCTACCTTGCGAATAACGCGGTGCTGATCGCTGCGGGCGACCTTTCAGCCGAAGAGGTAACCAAACTGACGAGAACCAAATTAGGTGCCTGGAAAAAAGGCGACCTGGTTGCTCCGAGTTTTCGCGCCCCGGACAGTCTGACCGGCAGAAGAGTTTTTTTAATCGATAGACCCGAGGCAACGGTGGCGCAAATGGTGATTGCCCAAAGCGGCTTTTCAAGACGATCAACGGATTTTCTGGCAGCCGTGTTGATGATGGAACTATACAAAGAGCAGATCGCAAAACTTTGCCAACAAAATTGTTCAGTGGAATATTCTCAGCGTTTACTGAACGGGCCGATTTTAATTAACATTCAATCATCTCCCACAGAGCTGACCACACGGGTCGAGCAACTGACCAAACTGATTACCACGATGCAATCTTCTCAGCCTGAAGCGGAATCGGTTGAACGGGTAAAAACCGAACTCATCCAAATGATGAATGAAAAATTAAAAAATAACCCTGCGGAAATTCTTTTTGATATTGATTCATATGGATTGGGTAAAGATTATCTGGTGACCTTTATTGAACGCGTGAAGGCGATTACTCCAAGCGATATTCAGAAAGCCGCAAAAGCCTACCTGACTGGTAGTAATAATCTCATAGTGGTGGCGGCTCCTGTGAAAGCTTATGAAATGGAATGGAAGAAACTGGGTGAGTTTACCGTAATGCCGTAG
- a CDS encoding NFACT family protein, which translates to MEDFLISGLVKEITPILIGQTLHRGFLVDTNLYLDFRLKNGQVLHIRLDPNDSSIFLDTLPKNQSNEAHPFLANIRKEILGWQLINIHKPNFERVVILEFQPKRPDAHPALTRLILSFAGRNTNAYLTDKENVIYALFKPRGNFNLDDRFSFTQFDKNLEELNKLVEARRESLDEPFIETTLKLFGPLLKKEFNYRKNQSGSREALLTLLKDLTLPPTPLIYTPVQLAQITRNEISIHQLIGIKKAIQLSSFPLHSLENSSVEQTAFPDLSTAARTYFQLLDKAIRAQNEFKRIEKLLSDESKKLQGYLKNLTVDQNKFEDPDKFKRLGDLLLANLSTARIIDNQALVIDYFDEHQPEISIALGEGKSPQQAAQNYFQLFQKARRAQDAIAKRLLEITSRLQTLSQLLSQLQGELNSIQFSHLLTQAEKALGIKPKYESRNTKEKSAQKARPLGRRFLSTSGHEIIVGKNNKENDAITFRIARSTDIWLHAADYPGSHVVIRGENRQEVPVKTIQEAAELAAFFSQAKELPKVAVHYTQKKFVSKPPRAQPGLVRLSSFKTILVEPRCVLQKS; encoded by the coding sequence ATGGAAGACTTTTTAATCTCAGGTCTGGTAAAGGAAATAACTCCAATCTTGATTGGGCAAACCCTTCACAGAGGATTTCTCGTCGATACCAATTTATATTTGGATTTCCGATTAAAAAACGGGCAGGTTTTACATATCAGGCTAGACCCGAATGATTCTTCGATTTTTTTAGACACCCTCCCGAAAAATCAATCGAATGAAGCCCATCCCTTTCTCGCCAATATTAGAAAAGAAATTCTTGGCTGGCAGCTTATCAACATTCACAAGCCTAATTTTGAACGTGTGGTGATCCTGGAGTTCCAACCCAAAAGACCTGATGCTCACCCGGCATTAACCAGGTTGATTTTGTCCTTTGCCGGGCGAAACACCAATGCCTATCTCACCGACAAGGAAAATGTGATTTATGCCCTGTTTAAACCGCGCGGTAATTTTAATCTCGATGACAGATTTTCATTTACTCAATTTGATAAAAATTTGGAAGAGCTAAATAAACTGGTCGAAGCAAGGCGTGAAAGCCTGGATGAACCGTTCATTGAAACCACACTGAAGTTGTTTGGCCCGCTTTTAAAAAAAGAATTCAACTATAGAAAAAATCAGTCTGGTTCAAGGGAGGCTCTTTTAACTCTACTGAAAGACTTAACATTGCCGCCCACCCCTCTAATTTACACCCCTGTTCAACTGGCTCAAATTACCAGGAATGAAATTTCCATTCATCAACTCATCGGGATAAAGAAGGCAATACAACTGTCCAGTTTCCCTTTACATTCATTGGAAAATTCGTCGGTTGAGCAAACGGCTTTCCCTGACTTGTCTACAGCAGCGCGCACCTATTTTCAGTTGCTTGATAAAGCCATCCGCGCTCAAAATGAATTTAAACGAATCGAAAAACTATTAAGCGACGAAAGCAAAAAACTCCAAGGCTATCTAAAAAACTTAACGGTAGACCAAAACAAATTTGAAGACCCTGATAAATTTAAACGTCTTGGCGACCTGTTGCTGGCAAATCTATCGACTGCCCGAATAATCGATAATCAAGCTCTGGTAATCGATTACTTCGATGAACATCAACCTGAAATTTCTATTGCCTTGGGCGAAGGGAAATCACCTCAGCAAGCGGCACAAAACTATTTCCAACTGTTTCAAAAGGCGCGTCGCGCTCAGGATGCGATTGCAAAACGTCTCCTGGAAATTACTAGTCGGTTGCAAACCCTTTCCCAATTGCTCTCTCAATTACAGGGTGAGCTAAATTCCATTCAGTTCAGCCATCTGCTTACCCAAGCCGAAAAGGCGCTCGGTATCAAACCCAAATATGAGAGCAGAAATACCAAAGAAAAATCCGCACAAAAAGCTCGCCCTTTAGGACGCAGGTTTCTATCCACCTCCGGTCACGAAATCATTGTCGGCAAAAATAATAAAGAGAATGACGCGATTACCTTTCGGATTGCCAGATCAACCGATATATGGCTTCACGCCGCCGATTATCCCGGTTCCCATGTAGTCATCCGTGGGGAAAATCGGCAGGAGGTCCCGGTTAAAACCATTCAAGAAGCCGCCGAACTCGCAGCCTTTTTTTCTCAGGCAAAGGAATTGCCGAAAGTAGCGGTTCATTACACGCAAAAAAAATTCGTCAGTAAACCACCCCGCGCTCAACCCGGTTTGGTTCGCCTTTCATCTTTTAAAACCATTTTGGTTGAACCCAGATGTGTTTTACAAAAAAGTTAA
- a CDS encoding GGDEF domain-containing protein: protein MEFNISITGSAIQSAGALLITILTFFLLRFISRPFLKYWAFAWLCLLISLSSLTIAFRLRPIQSILLIVYYIFEYAFCFLIYAGCKNYSAGKRLSKRDFRSFAFLFIFGVVLGLIPIHYNYKFLAHFFIIGGLFYKSYKVLIPSKSLERKKPGFTVMSIGLALLSFDFFHYIPIFAYALFYAGLPFPYLDYSPIYDLLLELFLGFGMVMVVMEDIQQEVIHVNHQLMQTRDQLESLARRDPLTEALNRHAFYSLVDKQSPELSIEGNGCVAVIDIDNLKPLNDCLGHAAGDAAIREVAKCLRSIIRADDMLFRWGGDEFLIIMFNITEGEVKNRLTNLRLQMDMNHLSDLKEPIPLMFSFGVTPFSNLDEIEGAIDQADTLMYSLKQQRKTLLAS from the coding sequence ATGGAATTTAATATCAGCATAACCGGAAGCGCGATTCAAAGCGCCGGAGCCCTGCTAATTACCATTCTGACGTTTTTCCTATTAAGGTTTATTTCCCGACCGTTTTTAAAATATTGGGCTTTTGCCTGGTTATGTTTGCTGATTTCATTGTCATCCCTAACCATCGCCTTTCGCCTACGCCCGATTCAATCAATTTTACTCATCGTTTATTATATTTTTGAATATGCCTTCTGTTTCCTGATTTATGCAGGCTGTAAAAATTATTCCGCTGGCAAACGGTTAAGCAAACGAGATTTCAGGTCTTTCGCTTTCCTGTTCATTTTCGGGGTCGTCCTCGGATTGATTCCCATTCATTACAACTATAAATTTCTGGCGCATTTTTTTATCATCGGTGGGCTGTTTTACAAATCCTATAAAGTCTTAATCCCCTCTAAATCCCTTGAACGGAAAAAGCCCGGATTTACCGTGATGTCCATCGGACTGGCTCTGTTATCCTTTGATTTCTTTCATTATATTCCGATTTTTGCTTATGCCCTTTTCTATGCCGGGTTACCCTTTCCTTACCTGGATTATTCGCCAATTTATGATCTGTTACTTGAATTATTTTTGGGATTCGGAATGGTCATGGTGGTGATGGAAGATATTCAACAGGAAGTCATCCACGTCAATCATCAATTGATGCAAACCCGCGATCAATTGGAATCGCTCGCCCGGCGCGACCCCTTAACCGAAGCCTTGAATCGCCATGCCTTTTATTCACTCGTTGATAAACAATCACCTGAACTTTCAATAGAGGGGAACGGTTGCGTCGCGGTAATCGATATAGATAATTTGAAACCCTTAAACGATTGTCTGGGACATGCCGCAGGGGATGCGGCAATTCGTGAGGTCGCCAAATGCCTGCGCTCAATTATTCGTGCCGACGATATGTTGTTTCGTTGGGGAGGCGATGAATTTTTAATCATTATGTTCAATATCACCGAGGGTGAGGTTAAAAATCGTCTCACCAACTTACGCCTGCAAATGGATATGAATCACTTATCGGATTTAAAAGAACCGATTCCGTTAATGTTTTCTTTCGGGGTAACGCCGTTTTCCAACTTAGACGAAATCGAAGGGGCTATCGACCAAGCCGATACCTTGATGTACTCATTAAAACAACAAAGAAAAACATTACTCGCCTCGTGA
- the ribA gene encoding GTP cyclohydrolase II — MAQSNGELNQECTGVEKLAEANLPTEFGDFKIIGFRGKATDEDFIALVKGTLSPDQPSLVRIHSQCLTGDVFHSIKCDCGPQLHYALQKIQEEGHGVVLYQQQEGRGIGIINKIRAYALQDAGQDTVEANLSLGFEADLRSYECCAEILKMLGLKKVRMMSNNPDKIAAVRAAGIEVVERVSIEVETRDTFLDYLKTKKEKLGHLLEKVY, encoded by the coding sequence ATGGCGCAATCGAATGGCGAACTGAATCAGGAATGTACGGGCGTGGAGAAACTGGCTGAGGCAAACTTGCCAACCGAATTCGGGGATTTCAAAATCATCGGCTTTCGCGGCAAAGCCACCGATGAAGATTTTATCGCTCTGGTTAAAGGAACCCTGTCACCTGATCAGCCCAGCCTCGTTCGCATTCACTCGCAATGTTTAACCGGCGATGTTTTTCACTCCATAAAATGTGATTGTGGCCCGCAACTGCACTACGCCCTGCAAAAAATTCAGGAAGAGGGCCACGGGGTTGTCCTCTATCAACAACAGGAGGGGCGTGGCATCGGCATCATTAATAAAATTCGCGCCTATGCGCTTCAAGATGCCGGACAGGACACCGTGGAAGCCAACCTCTCTTTAGGGTTTGAAGCCGATTTGCGCAGTTATGAATGTTGCGCCGAAATATTAAAAATGTTGGGATTGAAAAAGGTTCGGATGATGTCTAATAACCCGGATAAAATCGCCGCCGTTCGCGCTGCCGGAATCGAAGTTGTCGAGCGCGTCTCGATTGAAGTTGAAACCCGCGACACCTTTTTGGATTATTTAAAAACCAAAAAAGAAAAGCTTGGGCATTTATTGGAAAAGGTCTATTAA
- a CDS encoding RDD family protein, which translates to MAEQMESTKPEIPAWRKELNEKIQAIKAKRELESLNSGETQNGLPVNNGSPTTQAKNTSFIPNQTTKSELPKPKIVNPVVEKALRRYRIANENAIRASIPRIESARTSQAAASLALDKEATARKLEHPVPEEKSYVQPQVELEMSEVVPISEPRTQQVTTPSVIKRLMVEEDEFAGDGFQGKSDPLDYIYAEVGKSGETPKSITAKLVDHFTNEPQNIVAATDIPNLSTHLKIFAIDLLTIALSAAPFFLVIKAMGGEFNHATSIVTGIGLIGFITTFYLLLSQTLCGKTFGMMISNTHIVDVGTDRIPSFFHIILRTIGYFISFTIALAGFFWVAIDPQHRGWYDLISHTVVVRDK; encoded by the coding sequence ATGGCTGAACAAATGGAGTCTACAAAGCCTGAAATACCCGCTTGGCGTAAAGAGTTGAATGAAAAAATTCAAGCGATTAAAGCCAAACGCGAATTGGAATCATTAAATTCCGGTGAGACTCAAAACGGGTTACCGGTAAATAATGGTTCCCCCACTACACAAGCGAAAAATACCTCCTTCATTCCAAACCAGACCACGAAATCTGAACTTCCAAAACCTAAAATTGTTAATCCGGTGGTCGAGAAAGCTTTGCGCCGCTATCGCATCGCCAATGAAAATGCGATTCGCGCGTCGATTCCACGAATCGAGTCAGCACGCACATCACAGGCTGCCGCTTCGTTGGCTTTGGATAAAGAGGCAACCGCTAGAAAATTGGAACACCCGGTTCCCGAAGAAAAATCTTACGTTCAACCACAGGTTGAACTGGAAATGTCAGAAGTTGTCCCGATTTCTGAACCTCGAACCCAACAGGTAACCACACCATCGGTGATCAAACGATTGATGGTCGAGGAAGATGAATTTGCGGGCGATGGCTTCCAAGGTAAATCCGACCCTCTCGATTATATTTATGCAGAGGTCGGAAAATCCGGTGAAACCCCGAAATCGATTACCGCCAAACTGGTTGATCATTTTACCAACGAACCGCAAAACATTGTCGCCGCCACTGATATTCCAAACCTGTCTACACATTTGAAAATTTTCGCCATCGACCTCTTAACCATCGCACTGAGCGCCGCGCCGTTTTTCCTGGTCATTAAGGCAATGGGTGGCGAGTTCAATCATGCGACATCAATCGTAACCGGCATCGGCTTAATCGGGTTTATCACCACGTTTTATTTACTGCTCAGTCAAACCCTGTGCGGCAAAACCTTCGGGATGATGATTTCAAATACCCATATTGTCGATGTGGGAACCGATAGAATTCCTTCGTTTTTTCATATTATTTTGAGAACTATCGGGTATTTCATCTCATTTACCATAGCCCTGGCAGGGTTCTTCTGGGTGGCAATCGACCCCCAACATCGTGGTTGGTACGATCTTATTTCCCACACCGTCGTGGTTCGGGATAAATAG
- a CDS encoding zinc ribbon domain-containing protein → MYCPSCATPAVDGAKFCKVCGMNLTVISHALNGNMLIADPSKDRENKRYRKQISEGIQGIAIGAALLFSAVVAYVVMKDFAMFAYPTTLILALIGLVKLFRNIGEIVDAKVGGKIVENKPPNRGTAGLSATTSPPLNPASKNSGEYRSPFPQPTRAVSTGAIAPVKSQTGSAGEKAPLPTGRVNREYSTPLKKADIDEDLMARLRN, encoded by the coding sequence ATGTACTGTCCAAGTTGCGCGACCCCTGCCGTCGATGGCGCAAAATTCTGTAAAGTTTGCGGCATGAATTTGACGGTAATCTCTCACGCCTTAAATGGGAATATGCTGATTGCCGACCCCTCGAAAGACCGTGAAAATAAACGTTACCGCAAACAAATCAGTGAAGGCATTCAAGGCATCGCCATTGGTGCCGCGCTGTTATTTTCTGCCGTTGTCGCTTATGTGGTGATGAAAGATTTCGCCATGTTCGCCTATCCGACAACCTTGATTCTCGCGCTGATTGGATTGGTCAAGCTCTTTAGAAATATCGGGGAAATCGTTGATGCCAAAGTCGGTGGCAAAATCGTCGAGAACAAACCGCCCAACCGTGGCACAGCCGGGTTGAGCGCAACCACCAGTCCGCCGCTCAATCCAGCGTCGAAAAATTCGGGAGAATATCGCTCACCGTTTCCCCAACCGACCCGTGCCGTTTCCACCGGAGCCATCGCGCCTGTGAAATCGCAAACCGGATCAGCTGGTGAAAAAGCTCCGCTGCCAACCGGTCGAGTGAACCGTGAATATTCTACCCCCTTGAAAAAAGCCGATATCGATGAAGATTTAATGGCGAGGCTGAGGAATTAA
- the ubiE gene encoding bifunctional demethylmenaquinone methyltransferase/2-methoxy-6-polyprenyl-1,4-benzoquinol methylase UbiE has product MDTHIKKSSMVREMFGQIAPRYDLLNHALSLNVDKRWRRFVVKKVMRQLTRPNAIALDLCCGTGDLSLELGRYATTIGMDFCHPMLQIGLTKVRASKLAIDLAEGDALNVPAPSNHFEVITMAFGLRNLDSVDLGLQEIFRLLKPQGIAAILEFSQPQLPVFRQLFQFYFLRILPKIGNAISGSQFAYQYLPESVQNFPDQKSLAQMMRGVGFSNVEYYNLFGGIAALHTGTKP; this is encoded by the coding sequence GTGGACACACATATAAAAAAATCATCAATGGTCAGGGAAATGTTCGGGCAAATCGCTCCGCGATATGATTTATTAAATCACGCGCTTTCCCTGAACGTTGATAAACGTTGGCGTCGCTTTGTCGTCAAAAAAGTGATGCGGCAACTGACCCGTCCAAATGCCATCGCCCTTGATTTATGTTGCGGTACAGGCGATTTATCGCTTGAATTGGGACGGTATGCGACAACCATCGGGATGGATTTTTGCCACCCGATGTTGCAAATCGGATTGACTAAAGTGCGCGCTTCCAAACTCGCGATTGACCTGGCTGAAGGCGATGCTTTAAATGTTCCGGCACCGAGCAATCATTTTGAGGTTATCACGATGGCTTTCGGTCTCAGGAATCTGGATAGTGTTGACCTGGGATTGCAGGAAATTTTCAGGCTGTTAAAGCCACAGGGGATCGCTGCAATCCTCGAATTTTCACAACCCCAGTTGCCGGTTTTTCGACAACTGTTTCAATTCTATTTTCTGCGAATTTTACCGAAGATTGGTAACGCGATTTCCGGGTCGCAATTTGCGTATCAATATCTGCCCGAATCCGTGCAAAACTTTCCCGACCAAAAATCCCTGGCGCAAATGATGCGGGGAGTTGGTTTTTCAAATGTAGAATATTACAATCTATTCGGTGGAATTGCGGCGTTACACACAGGAACCAAACCCTAA
- a CDS encoding trypsin-like peptidase domain-containing protein: MRKSLFFALTLLVTLASILTFTKVEAQNQVTNEQRLAMYSKPAVVRILDGYIGYFYWPPTNKTYTVPLVGSGSGSFIDPNGYIATNAHVVDMTKQGDDKAKEALFQQFVILLARDYNTDPRSLSAETINGIANKAQLQDMKHIHHVLTPDGSNFPFEIKAFGAPIGEGKDVSIIKIEIKNAPILKVGDSDKVQLQDHITVFGYPGAADTGLLDNKSFVEASITDGKVSARKNSQDGAPILQISAPTTHGNSGGPVVNDKGEIVGLLTFRGDTVNGQEVQGFNFVVPSSTVMEFVKQSGATNTEGLVDKRYREGLESYWNNRYTEAIQKFEEVARLFPQHSETTKLIQQSQVAKAEGKEASGFGGLGMIVIGGGVLLLILGGGVLLLLMMRKKGPKQPVQQGFPQPGGMNQPYPQQAGINQSFPPQPNYQGQPNPQFHPPQGQPMPPPMQAQRPMPPPMPQPMPPPAAQPAKTVVFASPAQGGTTAVPASHGAIIWQTGPLAGKSFNVTAEGFFIGRDANSAQVVIEDPRVSSRHAWVGLRNGQVVLVDSGSTNGTFKNTIASGRVQEIPLTPGDVIIFSEADVARFVYQK, encoded by the coding sequence ATGCGTAAGAGTTTATTTTTTGCCCTGACGCTGTTGGTTACTCTAGCCTCTATCTTAACTTTCACCAAGGTGGAAGCCCAAAATCAGGTGACCAATGAACAACGACTGGCGATGTACAGTAAGCCGGCTGTCGTTCGGATTCTCGATGGCTATATTGGATATTTTTATTGGCCGCCCACAAATAAAACCTACACGGTTCCGCTGGTGGGTAGTGGTTCCGGTTCTTTCATTGATCCTAACGGTTACATTGCGACCAATGCTCATGTGGTTGATATGACCAAGCAGGGAGACGATAAAGCCAAAGAGGCTTTGTTCCAGCAATTCGTCATATTATTAGCCAGAGATTATAATACCGACCCCCGTTCGCTCAGCGCTGAGACCATCAACGGCATCGCCAATAAAGCCCAGCTTCAGGATATGAAGCACATTCATCACGTTCTTACTCCGGATGGCAGTAATTTTCCTTTTGAGATTAAAGCCTTCGGCGCGCCGATTGGTGAAGGAAAAGATGTCTCCATTATCAAGATTGAAATTAAAAACGCGCCGATTCTGAAAGTCGGGGATTCTGATAAGGTTCAACTTCAAGATCATATCACCGTCTTCGGTTATCCGGGCGCAGCCGACACCGGGCTTCTCGATAACAAATCGTTTGTCGAAGCGTCGATTACCGACGGCAAGGTGTCAGCAAGAAAGAATTCCCAGGATGGCGCACCGATCCTGCAAATCAGCGCCCCAACCACACACGGAAACTCTGGCGGACCGGTGGTCAACGATAAAGGTGAAATTGTCGGCCTTTTAACCTTCAGAGGCGACACCGTCAACGGTCAGGAGGTTCAGGGGTTCAACTTTGTGGTTCCTTCCAGCACGGTTATGGAATTCGTCAAACAATCAGGAGCGACAAATACCGAAGGACTGGTTGACAAGCGTTACCGCGAAGGCTTGGAATCCTATTGGAATAATCGTTATACGGAAGCCATTCAAAAATTTGAAGAGGTCGCCCGCCTGTTTCCTCAACATTCGGAAACCACCAAACTCATTCAACAAAGTCAGGTGGCAAAAGCCGAAGGCAAGGAAGCCAGTGGCTTCGGTGGACTCGGAATGATTGTGATTGGTGGCGGTGTGCTCCTGTTGATTCTTGGAGGCGGCGTTTTACTGCTCCTGATGATGCGTAAAAAAGGACCCAAACAACCGGTTCAACAAGGCTTTCCTCAACCCGGTGGGATGAATCAACCTTATCCGCAACAAGCGGGAATCAATCAATCGTTTCCCCCTCAACCCAATTATCAAGGACAGCCGAATCCGCAATTTCATCCACCGCAAGGGCAACCTATGCCGCCGCCAATGCAGGCACAGCGACCGATGCCACCGCCAATGCCACAACCGATGCCGCCGCCAGCAGCACAACCCGCAAAAACCGTGGTCTTTGCTTCTCCGGCTCAGGGTGGAACAACTGCCGTTCCCGCCAGTCACGGTGCAATCATCTGGCAAACCGGCCCGCTTGCCGGCAAGAGTTTCAATGTTACTGCCGAAGGTTTTTTCATTGGTCGCGATGCCAATTCCGCTCAAGTGGTTATTGAAGACCCGCGGGTTTCAAGTCGTCACGCCTGGGTCGGTTTGAGAAATGGGCAGGTGGTTCTGGTTGATTCCGGCTCAACCAATGGCACCTTTAAAAATACTATTGCCTCTGGACGGGTTCAGGAAATTCCGTTAACTCCCGGCGATGTCATCATTTTTTCTGAAGCTGATGTCGCCAGATTCGTTTATCAAAAATAG
- a CDS encoding GGDEF domain-containing protein, protein MSDTEHTLKLEIKELGVTLSRKNPVKRPVLIVLKGHILGQTIPVNQTTVTIGRGSMCDVILRDEVASRQHAEVIAIDAQDGCFEYYLRDLGSTNGTFLNGMRVKDDQLLEDGDKIKIGNHLLRFGMLDDLEAEYQEKVHKMTQTDELTGLRSRRSLFADLDRIINQALSGSEAKEIAVIMLDLDNFKKVNDGRGHLVGSQTIRDVGHIIRDAVGSHDLAARYGGEEFLAYVVGSANRGWEIAEQIRKMVEAFIFSGSPTDPTQTMKITISGGVAVFPRDGVGALDLVQKADQALYRAKRIGRNRTCIYDATVDHPDTAHPMVDASAIIYGPADAQ, encoded by the coding sequence GTGAGTGACACAGAACATACATTAAAACTCGAAATTAAAGAACTGGGAGTGACCCTGAGCCGCAAGAACCCGGTTAAAAGACCTGTGTTAATCGTTCTGAAAGGTCATATCCTCGGACAAACGATTCCCGTCAACCAAACCACTGTAACTATCGGACGTGGCTCGATGTGTGATGTAATTTTGCGCGACGAAGTCGCTTCGCGTCAGCACGCCGAAGTCATCGCCATTGATGCGCAGGATGGTTGTTTTGAATATTACCTTCGCGATTTAGGCTCAACCAACGGGACATTTTTGAATGGCATGCGGGTTAAAGATGATCAGTTGCTGGAGGACGGCGACAAAATAAAAATCGGCAATCATCTGCTCAGATTCGGAATGCTTGACGATTTAGAGGCAGAATATCAGGAAAAGGTGCATAAGATGACGCAGACGGATGAATTAACCGGTCTGCGTTCACGCCGAAGTTTGTTCGCGGATTTGGATCGCATCATCAATCAAGCGTTAAGTGGAAGTGAAGCCAAAGAGATTGCCGTCATCATGCTCGACCTCGATAACTTTAAAAAGGTGAATGATGGTCGTGGGCATCTTGTCGGTTCGCAAACGATTCGCGATGTCGGGCACATCATTCGTGATGCGGTTGGAAGTCATGACCTGGCGGCTAGATATGGCGGCGAAGAATTTCTTGCTTATGTTGTCGGTTCGGCAAATCGGGGGTGGGAAATCGCCGAACAAATCAGAAAGATGGTTGAAGCCTTCATCTTTTCCGGGTCGCCGACCGACCCGACGCAAACCATGAAAATAACCATCAGCGGAGGCGTGGCGGTGTTTCCCAGAGATGGAGTTGGCGCTTTGGATTTAGTGCAAAAGGCCGATCAGGCTCTGTACAGAGCAAAACGAATCGGGAGAAACCGAACCTGCATTTACGATGCAACCGTTGATCACCCGGATACGGCTCATCCGATGGTTGATGCTTCGGCAATTATTTATGGCCCGGCGGATGCGCAATAA